In Alkalinema sp. FACHB-956, the following proteins share a genomic window:
- a CDS encoding DUF4330 domain-containing protein, with the protein MAILDSQGRLFGKFSILDVGAALIILMVIGGIFLLPGKTSSFAQGTPIEVDVLVRGLSSATPKELLKEGQRINVIIRNEPSGSVDLKKVEFLSRTVAVSQPDGSVKALPDPRPEMAFSNDLRLTLAGNAKMTEDGPVFGNKKVKVGTSLELEGPEYNFNSTVIAIRK; encoded by the coding sequence ATGGCTATTCTCGATTCCCAAGGGCGCTTATTTGGTAAGTTCAGCATCCTCGATGTGGGTGCGGCGCTGATTATTTTGATGGTCATTGGCGGCATCTTCCTACTTCCAGGTAAAACCAGTAGTTTTGCCCAAGGTACCCCGATCGAAGTGGATGTTTTGGTGCGGGGCCTCAGTTCTGCGACCCCCAAGGAACTGCTCAAGGAAGGACAACGGATTAACGTCATCATTCGGAATGAGCCATCGGGTTCGGTTGACTTGAAAAAAGTAGAATTTCTCTCCCGAACAGTCGCTGTTTCTCAACCAGATGGATCTGTTAAAGCCTTGCCCGATCCCCGGCCAGAGATGGCATTTTCTAACGATCTGCGCCTAACGCTGGCTGGAAATGCCAAGATGACAGAAGATGGGCCGGTGTTTGGGAACAAGAAAGTCAAAGTGGGTACTTCCTTGGAACTAGAAGGCCCGGAGTACAACTTCAACAGCACTGTGATTGCCATTCGCAAATAA